Sequence from the Pseudoalteromonas espejiana DSM 9414 genome:
CCGTCCAAAGCCGTATGTTAAAGCTTGAAGAAACCGGTGTTATAAAAGGCTATAGCGTAGACTACGGTGAAGACTATTTAAGCAGTATGGTATCGGCTCATGTATCTATAAAGGTGATGCAAAAACTCACCACTAAAACCAATTTAGAGCTTAAGCAAATTGATGCTATTTCACAGCTTTATGCAATAAGCGGTGAGTTTGACTTAATTGCTGTAGTGCAAGCACAAAACTTAGAAAAGTTAAGCCACCTGCTTGATGATATTGGTAATTTAGATGGTGTGGAGCGCACAACATCATCGGTTATTCTAGAAACAAAATTTAAACGCTAATATCGCTTTACCTTGTACAACAACAAATTTTGTTTATTGTTGAGGAGTTTTAAATATAGCTAAATTTGTACCCTAAACAACGTTTAAATTATTGTGTTTTTGCAATTGGATGGTAAAATTAAAAGCGTAAATATCATTTAAAATGAATGAACAACAAGGAATTAACAACTCTTTTACACGGATGTTTGTAAGTACCACTCATGTACCCACGTAAACACCCTCAATAAACTTTATGTTAGAAGCAAGACTCATAGCCTTGTTTTAAAATGGAAGTAGTTTTACTACAGCATTAAGGAAAATGATGAAAAAAATGATTATACTAATAGCATCAGTTATATCTATTGGCTATTACTTAAACGCAAAAGCAAGTCAGAGCTCATTCAAAAAAGAAACTGAAGTTAAAACGTTTAGCGATATATACTACAAAATTGAAACCTCCTCTGTAAGTATTGATGAAATTATAATTGGCGCTACTGAGTTTGCTTTAACAATGTGTGCTGACCGATCTTATCAAGAAGCTTTGGGTAACACGGTTCAAAGTTGTAATCATCATTTTAAAATGACAAAGGACAGATGTGCGAGTTATTTAATTAAAAACTCTCAACGTTTTTATAAAGATAAAACAAAAGTTACTTTATTAACAGAGCGGTTTATTAACTGTGTGAGTTAGTTTTTTGTGCTCCATAGTTATAATCAAACATGCTTTTTTTGCGCGCTTAACTATACTTACTTTAGTTTGTGCAATTATTTAGCAATGGACTATGCCTGTATATTTTTTATCGTTATTTTTAAATTTAGCCGAACCATTGCAGTTTGGCACAAATGCATCGCTTTCGACCCCAGATAACGCTGTAGACCAAGTACAATGTATCTTACACAATATGAATGCCCCTTTTGAATTACAAGCATTGCCTTGGCTTAGGGCTCGCAGAGAGGTCAAAGAAAAACGCCTTGATGGTTACTTTACTACGCATTTAACATCGGAAATGAGCCATTATGGTCAGTTATCGTCACCTATATTTTTAGAAAATTGGTATTGGTTTACGCACCCTAAAAGTATTAGTAAAGACCCATCAAAATTACGCTATGGTGTTGTACATGGGAGCTATCAAGCTAATTGGTTTAAAACGCAAAAAATTACCTCGTTGGTTGAGGTAAACTCATTACAAGAAATTGTAAATGTTTTGCACCACCATAGAGTTGATAAAGTTTTATTGGATTTAGATGACTTTAACTTAGCTGCTAATAACCTCAAAATAGACCCTAGTATTTATAAAAAAGCATTTTATCGTTATGTACCGCTTGGTTTATTTGCAGCAAATAAGTTAATTGACGCTCATCCTAAGTTTTTAGAACGGTTTGATGAGACTATACCGCAGTGCGCTCCAGATCCGTTTTCGTTGTCACATACTGAAAAAGAGCAAATACTAGCCAAGCTCTTTTCTGCTACTGAGCAGCTAATATCAGCGCCTTTAGTCGTTGAAGCTGTTAGACAAAGTAATAATAAAAAAATTGCCCAAGTGCAGATTTATAAGCAGGATAAAATTTGGATAGAAGAGGTTAAAAATAATAACCCAACTGCGGCCAATAAAATGCTAAAACAACCCGTGTCGCAGTATCTAAAAAGCTGGCAAATGCAATTTAATGGCGTAATTACAGAGGTAATAGTTGCAGACAAACAGGGCAAAAATGTAGCTATTAGTAAAATAACTAGCGATTATTATCAAGCAGATGAAACTAAGTTTAATCAAATATTTAATAAGCAATTAAACTATCATTTTGATTTTGTTGAGTATGATGCATCAACACATCATTTTCAGGTGCAAATGAGTGTACCAATAAAAAATAAAGCCGAGCACCATAGCGGTGTAATAATTTTAGGTGTTGATGTTGAAAAGGCACTTTTATCGTTAAACAAAAGCCTTTAGATAAATAAAATAAAGATATTTAACCAAAGGTTAATGTGAGCGGATTAATTAATTGTTTTTAGCAGAGGGTAAGTCAGTCACTTTTCTAATTATGTTTTTATCGGCTTCATCTAGTTTAATCACGTATGCATTGCCTCCGACTAACCCTTTAAACTCCTCATCAGTAAAAATGAGTGTATTATTGTCATAAAAGGTAATTGCCTCTTTTTGCGTTACAATTCCTAAATCTATACGCGACACATCACCTGAAAAAAACTTATCACCTTTAAAGTTTTCAAATAGCCAAATACTAGTAGAGTCTAATAAAACAAGCTTAGTTCTGTCTGGACTAAGTGCTGCCGAGGTGATCCAGCATAGCTTTTCAAGTGTTGTGCACGTTTTAAATGAATCAATAAGCTGCGCATCAAAATTAGCGGCATGGTCGCCCACCTTATAAACGTTTGTAATACCATCAAAAGGTTCTGTTCTGTTTTTAGTAAATAAATAAAGGTGACGATTATATTCAACAAACGCCTCTAAATCGAAGTTTCGCTTGTTGGGCTTTATAGGTGTCCCATCCATCTCAGGGTAGGTAAATTTTATAATTTC
This genomic interval carries:
- a CDS encoding cellulose-binding family II protein; this translates as MPVYFLSLFLNLAEPLQFGTNASLSTPDNAVDQVQCILHNMNAPFELQALPWLRARREVKEKRLDGYFTTHLTSEMSHYGQLSSPIFLENWYWFTHPKSISKDPSKLRYGVVHGSYQANWFKTQKITSLVEVNSLQEIVNVLHHHRVDKVLLDLDDFNLAANNLKIDPSIYKKAFYRYVPLGLFAANKLIDAHPKFLERFDETIPQCAPDPFSLSHTEKEQILAKLFSATEQLISAPLVVEAVRQSNNKKIAQVQIYKQDKIWIEEVKNNNPTAANKMLKQPVSQYLKSWQMQFNGVITEVIVADKQGKNVAISKITSDYYQADETKFNQIFNKQLNYHFDFVEYDASTHHFQVQMSVPIKNKAEHHSGVIILGVDVEKALLSLNKSL
- a CDS encoding Lrp/AsnC family transcriptional regulator, producing MITPQDEKLLSILKTNARASISDLARMLNLSRSTVQSRMLKLEETGVIKGYSVDYGEDYLSSMVSAHVSIKVMQKLTTKTNLELKQIDAISQLYAISGEFDLIAVVQAQNLEKLSHLLDDIGNLDGVERTTSSVILETKFKR